The Primulina tabacum isolate GXHZ01 chromosome 1, ASM2559414v2, whole genome shotgun sequence genome contains the following window.
TATGACTATAGATTTTGAAGAAGAATCTAATATGTCCAAACCCATGACAGCACCAATGGTCATCCCCAAGACTTTCAAAAGCAAACATTAGCTACAAAATTCCAAACCAAAGATACACCATGAAGAACTCCACCATGTAGAAGACAGAAGAGAAACAAAGTTATCCCCGGACCTTGAAACAACTACCATAGCAGGTAAGTCAaaacaaaatcaataatctcgaGATTCTCAACCATCAACTTTTTCTTGACAGTAATTCTTCAAAGGTTTTGTCTGCGATTAATAATTACTCTTGGGTTGAAATCGTAACGGTTGGGTTGATGTACATTTTAAGAAGATTCGACTTGCACAACTTCTCCGGTTATATGCAGCAAGCACCGGTCACTATAATTGGTATCAAAACTAATCTCACGTGTTTCGATTTCCATAAGTTGCAAGTTTGTGTGATTACTGGAAAAGGAATCAAAAGAGAGTAATAATTACTTATGTCGATGGCTgctgcaattttttaaaaaaattgagttgCATAGCTACCATTTACTTTAACTTTTGATAATCAATGATTTTGTCATCGACGTCATTTTCtacaaagcaaaaaaaaaagaaaaagaattcAATTCCAAAAAGAAAGTGAAAAGAATTCGACAAAAGGTCCGTTTTTCCAACCTCTTTCACACAGTCAATTAGTGTACTTTGGGTCTGCAACAAAAAGATCTGTTTAAGAACGTTTATGATCACGAGAGAAATAGTCTGGAGGCCGCAagaaatgaaaaatgaaaagtcCATTGAGTTTATAAATATGCTATATAGATTCTTGATCCTTGGTCATTTATACAGTCATCCGGCAACCAGCTCGGTCTAACCTTTAGTGCCCAAAGTACCTCATCGGCCTAGTTATTTCCAGGGGAAAACTTCGATATTGGCTTCGCATCAATCACCGAATCTAACCCAAATTCCGGATCCACATTAGTTTCATCACCATCGAGTGCACGTTCTCCTAGGCCAAGCATCCACATTGGGTATGCGTCAATCACCAAATCTAACCCAAGCTCCGGAACCCCATTAATTTCATGACACTTGTGTGCACGAGTCTCCATTGTGGACTCGTTCCAGCCAATGAAGTAACTTCCTAACAATGGGTCACTCTAAGAATATTTGACTAGCAGATTTATCTTCGGTATAAATTCTCTTAAAGCAGCAAGCGTTTGTTGATGTAATTGGCATCAAAACCAATCTTATGTGCTCGATGTCCATGAGTTGCAAGTTGGTGCGATTATTGGGAGAGGAATAAATAGAGAGCGAAAATTGCCCCTACTGAGAGAACGGTCGAAATTTGTCACTTGGGTTGGtgtatattttaaaagatttgagttgcaccgcTACAACTGAATGCGCTTGAACTTACAAATTCATTGATTGTTATTTGCATCATTGCCTACAAAGCAAGAAGAGATCAAAGTCCAAAAAAAGTTAATGTGGagagattcaaattatatttcgGTAAGCACGGTGTATTTCCAAATTTAGGAACAATGCCTCATTAACTTTTCCATTCATGAGGCCGGCTTTATTTTTTGTTGGTTGTTACAATTAAATATATCATTGTATGAAGAGAGATGTATCACATAGACTTAAAATCAACCATGTGAGTTGGGCATACTGCTGAAGATAGCAATCATAGATGAAAGGTAGAGCTGGTTCGATTTGAGCTCAattgtactaaaaaaaatttcagataGAGTTGGTCATCCCCAACATATACCAATTGAAATATGAAGCTCGCAATCCAGAGAATGACTTATAGGCAAATATAAGTTTTCGACTAAAACAACCCTCTAGGACAACTAGAGAAAACCCATTTATTTACCtttgatttaaaaatcatcaactaaatttgttgaaccatgttataaaaaaatattgtaccGTGTTTCTACGTAAAAGATCCCTAAATTATAAGATACGACGAATCGTGCCCTAATTGGACAATTCGTACCCGATGCACAAATAAAGGAAGTTGCATCACATGCAATAACAAGTATTCAATAAAAAGTACGTGTAAAAGACCAAACAAGAAAAACCTACTTGGTCGATGGTTGCCGCAGTGGCTCCCGAGGACCGGACTCTTGTTTCTACATTACAACCTTCCGGCAACCAGCTCGGCCGTTTCGCCATCTCCTCAGGGTCCCTGACCTTCGGCGCCCTGGGTGTAGCCTCGCTCCATACTTCTCCTAGAGCCAGCATAGAAATAGGCTTTGCATCAATAACTGAATCCGACGCAAACTCCGGATCCCCGTTTGTCTCATGACGCTCAGTTGCCGAAGTTTTTATTGCAGAGTCATTGCATCCTGATTCAATGAAGGAACCGGATCCTAATAGTGCTTGTAGTGCAATTGGTATCAAAACCAATTTCACGTGTTCAATCTCCATGAGTTGCAGGTTGGAGCAATTATTGGAATGGAAATCATAGGAAAGAAATAATTGCTCCGGTTGAAAGAGAAATCAAAACGTAGCACTGatgtaaattttaaaagatttgagttgcatcattacattAACCATAGCTTTTGGTAAATCTGCATGCACTGGAACCTACAAGTTCATTGATTTTGTCATTGGCATAATTGCCACCAGagcaaaacaataatttctgtTTAAATGAAAAGTGAAAAAATATTCGACAAAAGATTTCCAACATCATTCATGCAAAGTCAAAATATCTAGTTCCTTTGGGTCTGTAATAAAAAATCCAGTTAAGTACGTTTGTGATAACGAGAGAAATATCCGTGAGGCTTATTCAAGAATTGAAAGTTGAAAAGCCTATTGAATCTATAGATCTTCTACATAGATTTTTTAGCCTTGGtcgtttttttttattattttgataagTGTGGTGTATTTCCAAACCAAGGGCAGGACAAAGCCTCATTAATTTTTCCACTCATATGGTCGGCTGATTTTTTCTTGGTTGTTATGATTAAACATTGCATGAAGAAATATGTATCAGTAAAGAGTGAGGCAGACTGGAAAAGCCAAGTGTAAGAAGGTACAGTGCACTGGCAAGGATTATATTATCACATACTCCAAAAATCAACGATGGGACCTGGGCATATTGATGGAAATTGCGAACATAGATGAGAGGTGGAGCTGGCTCGATTTGAGCAGAATAGAACTTGATATCTTTTTAACTCAAGCTCCTGACCACCTACATTTGCCAGATTGAATATTAAGCTGGGAATCGAGACACTACAAGTTTTTGACTAAAACAGGCCTCTAGGCCGACTAGAGAAAATCCATTTACTTACATTTAATCTAAGAGAAAATGATCAATAAATCTTCATCTCAATAGTTAAATGTTTTTTCAGTCCCTGTCAGACCGAATCTTTTTCTGCAGTCTCTGACTAACCCAAAAAATGTTTCGGAACTCTTTGAACCTACATGTGTTTTTCGGATGAAATTCGgtacaaaacattgaaaatctgGAACAAATCTATGATTTTTAAGAACTAAATGTTTTAGATCTGacattaatatattatttttttagtatccaaacatgtataacaaatttttatattaatgacGCGTCTTTTTCGGATGAAAATTCGGCACCAAAGCTTGCAAATCTagtattaatatatgattttaatttgTATACTAAATGTTTCAGATCTAacactaatatatgattttttgagTACCCAAACATGTATAATAAATTTTGGTATTAACGACACatgtttttttaatgaaaattggTACAAAATATTGAATATGTGGTACTACTTTAAGATATTTCAGTATAAACTCTTTTAGAATGagtactaatatatgatatttaagCACACAAACAAGTGCaataaatattgatattaacATAGTTATCTTTTGTATATGTTATCTTTGTAACATATATAAAACAATTTGTTCTACGCTATCACATATATGTTCCggattttcaatgttttgtcATGAATTATATCCGAAAAAATAAGTATAGGCACATGGGGtgtagaaatattttttttgtgaacCAAAAGTTTCTGTTTGAGACTAAACACATATTTAACAATGCTGTAAGGCTGCGTTTGGTTGGAGGATAAAATAATGAAGAGATTAAGAgacaaatgataaaaaaaattattgaagtagataatgataaaacaagataaaataatgaagagatgaagagaaaaatgataaaaagaattattgaagtagataatgataaaacaatattatgtttggtatgatttttaagaattggataaataataatcttttgatgaattgacaaaattgtcTTTCCAGTTTTGTGGCGGTGGTCGACGGTGTTCGGCTGGCTGGAAGCGACGGCGGTGGTCCGGCTATCGGCCGGCGGTACGGACGACAGAAGGAGCGGCGGTCGGCGGTGCTCGACGATGGTCGGCAGGCGGCGACGATTGGCGGTGGTCTGTGTTGGCGGCGGTTGGCCGGTGGCGGGGGTGGTCGTCCGGCGGTCGGGGTAGAGAAGTGGTGGCGAGTTTGGATTTAGGAGAgaggtaaaattggaaaaataagaTGGATTAAGAGTGTGATAAATAATCATAGAGATGAATAGTGattattttacaaaataaaataatctaaTTATTAATAGAGGAGATtgacttaaataaataaaaaacgtaTCAAATGTGATTAGgttggttaaaaaaaataaactcacCTAATCAACTCTACCAAACGCAGACTAAGGGATTTATAAGCCAAGTCTCCCAATTTAAGAACTCTTTCAACTAAATTTGCTAAACTGTATTCAGAACTCAATCTTAGCCCGCGCATCTCCACGTAAGAGATCCCTAATTTTTAACATACGATGAAACCATGCCTAAATTGGGTATTTCCGTATCTAATCCACAAATCAGGGAAGCTGCATTACTTGTAATAACAAGCATTCAATAAGAGGTACGTGtaagagagagagagaaccAAAAAAACATACTCGGTCGATGGAACCGGCGGTGGCTCCCGATGAGCGGACTCTTGTTTCAACGTTCCAACCTTCCGGCAACCAGCTTGGACGTTTAGCCATCTCCTCAGGGTCCCTGACCTTCGGCTCCCTGGGTACAGCCTCGCTCCAGATTTCTCCTGGAGCCAGCATAGAAATAGGTTTTGCATCGATAACTGAATCCGACGCAAATTCCGGATCCCCGTTACTTTCATTACGCTCGGGTGCCGGAGATTCTTTGGTAGAGTCATTCCGGTCCTGGTCGATGAAGGAACCGGATCCTAACAATAATGGGTCATCCAGAGGCTCACCGAAGATTGAAACAGGTGATTGAGGTTGAGGAATTGGGTTAGGACTTTCGGGTTCGGCCATTCCGATTGAGAGCGGGGAGAGGGGGTTCAGAGAAAGGGAACTGGGAGTGTGTAGGACCGTTTGAGCAAACCTACGACTCAAGCCCATTAAATAGTtgcaattttttaaacaattggTAGGTGAATTTATTTTCTGATGCTTTTCTtggatttcagattttgaattttGCCAgcattcaatgtttaaaatatattagttttataatatattagtaAAAAACTCGTGTGTcgcatatattattattatttttaatttgatcaaatattattaaacaattaatacgaatttattttctatttagaaaaattgctcgattcaaaataaaattttgtttagatttttttctaTATAAAACATTGGGTGACTTGAAAAGATTTTTAGTGAGGTAAGAAGGATAATTATGCAATTAAATATTTGGTGTCTTCTAAGATAGTTCCAACCTGGTACTGAGGTAAGAAGGataattatgtaattaaatatttgGTGTCCTCTAAGATAGTTCCAACCTGGTACCAGTTGTTTACAAAATCTACTAAATCCAAACATAATCTGGTGAACAAAATTCTgtcaatttcataacaataTTACAATAAAACTTTTGAAattctatttaaaatattatttatatatgatgTAATCCATCTGTATTTTAATGTCATATATGTTGGGCCATGTCAAAAAAAACCTTTTCATTTTCAAACAAACCATCGTAGTATAGTACATCAATTTTTGAAAGTTTGTACAAAACCAAAATTTTACaattatattatatgatttgtaattttatattttgaaaatgagTGGAGAATTAAATTTAGTGAGACTGTATATATTTGTCATAAATGATTTGGTGAAAGTGATACAAGGTTATACCAAATGATTTGGTGAAAGTGAAATAAGATTGTcactacaagaataaatgtttacggtgacattcataaatgtcatcatattcaatatttagtggcatttaagttttagtgacacCTTCAACAAATGTCCTCTATTccaatgtcgtcttaaacttcctgacattttttaatgtcattataagatgttaatgaaaacttcatacgtgttactaattattcatataatgacaattttaaatgtcaggaaaactcatgttttaaatacatttatacatgccttgttattatagtaataatgacaaatttatacgtcagttaaaatcatttataatgacaactaaaaCTGTCGTGTGTGTTATTTATAGTGAAAATAACAAATGTGAGAATATTTGCGTTGGATAAATATAAGAGGAGGGAAAAATggataaaataaatgtgagaataaaaaacatattagattagttatcctaacatttttaattgatgtcattttttatatggggggaaacaattattttccctcctctaatatttatctaacccaaatattcccacatttatttatagtgacaatttttatttttttaatgattttttacgatgtgggaaaaataattgtttccctccatataaaaaatggcatcaattaaaaatgtcaggataactaatctaatatgtttttttattttacacattattaattttttacaagtgtcattattaagtatttgtaacaacatttaattaaaagtgtcacaatagccatttattgttgtagtgtGTGTTGAATGCTtcgctttttaaaaaaaattggtgaaGAAAAATAAATGCACCAgtaaagataaaagaaaatgtagGTAATATAATTAGTTGATTTCAACATTTTTTTAGTTGGGGAAACACTTGTTACAATTAGGTCTCGAATCCGAAATCTGGTCTCAAACTTAAGGCTTTGGTACAAAACGAACTACAAGTCATCGACTCAATCTAGTATTTCATTTGTGCGGGGCCCGAAATATTGTTTTATGTAGTTAGTTGTTGAATCAGTTCGTATTAgtatttgaataattatttaaaatcatttatataatatagtgaatttgaattttaaatattattataaaaattattatattaaaaatatttatgtaattTGAGATAACGCTAAAACGAAGATAACAatgtagtgtcattaaattaaCTTCTTTATTTTGGGTGAGTGGGtttttatcaataaaaaaataaaaaaaatattttaaaaatgatatattattttatgaatccaaattttaaacaataaattaatatttttcagaaattaaaaaaatgacatTTATTAGAtgagtaaattttttaaaaaaattctaattattttttaggatagttaaaaatatttgtattaaagttttaattaagATACATAATAATAGAAATTTACAGACGATTAATACACTAAAAATTTACGACGACACACTTTAAAAAATTTGGAAAACTTTAtaatggtattttatttaacaCGACACAGAGTAGTgagaattaaaaatatataaaaataacacaaaacttaaaatcatattcaaaaGTAAATGAAAAGATACAAATCAGAGTATACACTTAAATGTAGTTTATATTTTCAAGGaatatcaaatttgaattttaaaaaaatgaaaatattttacatatttttatgtatttattttttatttgttttcaaaTATTGAATGCAATAGATGAATGCAATAAAacagataaatatttcattttatatgatattattttttttacgaaAACTCTTCAAAATGGAAAAAATTCTGATTTTATTTAGAtatagatataaaatatatagatatcaatATATATGTGACTAGTTAACCAATTGATCAAATGAAGAGCAAATCGCATAAGTTGCTCGATCTCTTTGTTCGAAGTTTTTGTAAGAAGCTTCTACTTCTCGAATTAATATTTCTTAATCtctttttaaactttaaaaagaATATTATGTTATcgcaaataataaaattttattgattgatttcgaaattaattattgatgcATACATCTATATAGGATTACGATTCTAAAATCTATGTTTTCTATTCCACCAAAAGGTAGATCTATAATCAAATCCAAGAACATGATTTTGATTTCAATATTGAGATTAATTTGGTGTGGTTTTGATGACAATTTGAGTTGTTTATTtggaattaatttttaaaaaaagttaatgacaaaataaattaatctatctcttttaaaatggatttttttttacaaaatgaaaacaaatacaataaaatattgGAACATAAATGGAGAAAATGATTTTTGCATGCAAGGTGATACACTAAAAAAGTATAGGAAACAAATTAAATTGCTTGTGTTCATATATGTTCGAGAATATATAATGTCCTTTGTTGGTTTATCTTCTCTACATTCATTCATAAACTGTTGGGTATAATGATTATCTCTATTTGGTGGAGCGAACCGTGATGCTtgatgtaaggaccgtgtatcgtattatcgtaaatcttatatAATTATCGATAATtaatgaatttgatatgtgattatgtatttgatgtatatcatgacaatggaattgagaaaatgaatattgtatatgaattgacgttgtaagaacTTGATTGGAAAGGCCGGACGCCAAAATAGTACGAACATAAACATTTGTACAGAAGaggtggcgcccgggcggtagaaaatgaccgcccgagcgccagggtatATGAAGTCTGTGTTTGGgcagaacacttcgcgcccgagcggtagttacgggaccgcccgagcgcgaagcGAGTGGCAtgggacagaacatgccgcgcccgagcggtaaattgtgaccgctcgagcgcggtaCAAGCAAcactcggggacagaatgtctcgtgctcgggcgcgagaattctaccgcccgagcgcgagagcggtgAAGATAAGAACAAGTTATTTTCCTCTTTTTCTTCATTTCTTATACGATAACTTCGAGGGGATTCGAGAGATTTCGATTTTCTTCCTTctaaatcgacttcgaaacgctgtctaaacgcgaaacaaattatatatttgtgatcgtcgcgtcgagggcttatgactgaggtaattttcttctagttccagcagatttaaatatcaaagtgctggaatattATGTATTTGAAGAAGAATTTCtaatatgtagtagaataaccgacaagaaacttgtattcgaagtcggaattgaattatgatatgaatttgatttgatatgaattttgaagtttcaaatgatatttgaaactcatattaatgattttggagtatgttattgattggaatgagtatgttattgatgtagataaagtgtaatatcgatatcttcaggctacatcaactgaaaacgaagaattgaggtatgttgcgatcgggtaacatacgacaggtatctgtattatatgatatatgtcggattgatttgattgattggaatgagattatgtgtctatatgccttaattgttgatgtgatgtggcatacatgacattgagatttgagatatcgatgtatgaaataaatgttttgttaacacacgtCATTTTGtacatacatcgatacatgacatacacgttgagctatgatccttggataccctgatgtgatttgattggattccggggtttgtgaacacaatcgctatgccggtattatatgacccgtaaagcatagacaattgtggccccatatgattggatatgagatttgggattcgatggcgctttgccgacgctatcatatgagtatcccatattggccggtgtgccagctcgagcattgatttgatagcgattcgattgattctgacatgtgctcagtggatgtgcatttgacccgatacctccacgacatacatgcattgcataccatatatcattgcttagatatctgtggtatatatgattggttgttccatacggagctttgctcacccccaagggggggctgttgttgtctttgtgtgtggacaatggcaggtactccaggatatcaggagaccggagagggtacttctggagggagccacagcttgggctgaggttttatgtttatgtcttgttcccagtatatatgtatatgtatttatataccggggcatgtcccgaggatatgagttgtttgtatatgattgatgttgattacgtgtgggcatgttttatgaattgagatgaaatactatttttagtattcaaa
Protein-coding sequences here:
- the LOC142548241 gene encoding methyl-CpG-binding domain-containing protein 6-like isoform X3 — protein: MEIEHVKLVLIPIALQALLGSGSFIESGCNDSAIKTSATERHETNGDPEFASDSVIDAKPISMLALGEVWSEATPRAPKVRDPEEMAKRPSWLPEGCNVETRVRSSGATAATIDQYYVAPSGKRKLRSKNEVLRFLASEGEPKRESNSETDAGQSSESPGSQKKPKSSSKRKKAGAVA
- the LOC142548241 gene encoding methyl-CpG-binding domain-containing protein 6-like isoform X2 encodes the protein MAEPESPNPIPQPQSPVSIFGEPLDDPLLLGSGSFIDQDRNDSTKESPAPERNESNGDPEFASDSVIDAKPISMLAPGEIWSEAVPREPKVRDPEEMAKRPSWLPEGWNVETRVRSSGATAGSIDRYYVAPSGKRKLRSKNEVLRFLASEGEPKRESNSETDAGSSESPGSQKKPKSSSKRKKAGAVA
- the LOC142548241 gene encoding methyl-CpG-binding domain-containing protein 6-like isoform X4; the encoded protein is MEIEHVKLVLIPIALQALLGSGSFIESGCNDSAIKTSATERHETNGDPEFASDSVIDAKPISMLALGEVWSEATPRAPKVRDPEEMAKRPSWLPEGCNVETRVRSSGATAATIDQYYVAPSGKRKLRSKNEVLRFLASEGEPKRESNSETDAGSSESPGSQKKPKSSSKRKKAGAVA
- the LOC142548241 gene encoding methyl-CpG-binding domain-containing protein 6-like isoform X1, which codes for MAEPESPNPIPQPQSPVSIFGEPLDDPLLLGSGSFIDQDRNDSTKESPAPERNESNGDPEFASDSVIDAKPISMLAPGEIWSEAVPREPKVRDPEEMAKRPSWLPEGWNVETRVRSSGATAGSIDRYYVAPSGKRKLRSKNEVLRFLASEGEPKRESNSETDAGQSSESPGSQKKPKSSSKRKKAGAVA